A region of the Candidatus Eisenbacteria bacterium genome:
AGAGAGCGATCGAGGAGCGCCTGACCCGCGGGCGCTCCTCTCTTTTTTCGACCGGAGAGCTCTTTGCGTTCGGGCCCTTTCGTCGCGGGCGTTCGGGCGCAGTCGTCTGGGGTTCCTCAGGAGCGGGAAGGGCCCCTTCCGAGGGCCTGGAGTATTTGTTTCTAGGAATGCGTCCGGAGTTGTCTGATGTAAATGCGCCTCCAGTTATTTGTTCTTTCGGATGAGCCTGCAGCCGCAAGCAGCAGAAAGTGGACCTCCGGCTTGAAGAGAGCCCCAAGATCCCCCGATTCGGTACCGATCGGATTCCGTCTCTCTTTCTTCTTTTCTCTCAACTCGTTGCTCACTCCGTCTCCGGGTGAAGGCGCTCGAGCGCGGATTCCGTCAGGTCGAAGCGGGAGCGGAGGGCGGCCTGAATCACCTGCTGGATCGCGTTGGGGTCCATCTCCGCGGTGTTGATGACGAGGTCGTAGCCGAGCGGGTCGTCGATGTCTCTCTTGAAATTGCGCGCGAGGAACTCCTTGCGCCTTCTGTCCTCGGCGACGATCCGCTCGCGAGCCTCTTCCGGGGTCGACCCGAAGCGCCGCACGTAGTTCTCGATCCTCGCCGGGAGCGGCGCGATCAGCCGGACGGCGAGCCGCCGTTCGGTCGGGATGAGGAGGTGCGCCCCCCTTCCGATCACGATCGCGTTCCCATCCTTGACGATCGAGAGGAGGACGCGGGTGAGGGCCTTCATGTACCCGGCTTGGCCCACGTATCCCGGCAGGAAGATCTCGTTCGCCCACTCCTGGATGTATCGGTAGACGTTCTCGTCCATCTCCTCGATCGCGCGACAGTCAACCTTGCGGTCGGCGGCGATCGATTCGATCAGCTCTCGGTCGTAAAGGTTCCATCCGAGCTTCGCCGCGAGCTTGTTCGCGATCGTTCCGCCGCCGCTCAGGAAGTCGCGCGAAACCGTGAGAATGGGGCCGCCCATAGGCCCCTTCTCGGCTTCGCGCAGCGCTTTCTTGATCGCCTCCCGCCGCGCGATCTCCTTCGAGGCGAGATGCTCGCTGTCCCGTTCTCGGCCCATCCGAGGCCTCCTATCCAAACGGGAGTGTAGCCGCCTGGGAATCGCTCGACAAGAGGAACGAAAGCGGGCAGGCGGAAAACGTGAACGGGGAACAAGCTTGGATTCTTGGGGGCGCATATGATTGCGTGCGGAGCGGCCCAATATATTCGGCCGGGATTATCTGTTTTCCGCTCTTATCCCCCTCTCTTTCCTCTTTTCTCCCAACTCGTTTCCTCGCTCACCCGCCCGGTCATGCCTTGGAAAGCGGATCCGCCACCCTCCCCATGAAGAGAACGGCGCCGGTCACGTTGTCCCGGATCAAGAAGAGAAACGGATGGTCTGCCCGGAAGATGGGGTAGTTCGGCGCGCTCGTGACCCCCATCACCACCCCCGTCGCGGCGGCCGCCTCGGTCCCCTCCTCGTTGGTCTTCACGAACGCCTTGTGAAACACGCCGTGGATGAAGAGATCGCGGGTTCCATCCATCCCGGAGAAGTCGGCCGTCTCCGGGTTGAACGCGGAGGGCATCCCCATGGCGGCGAGCACGGCGTTCAGCTCGAAATCGACGGTGAACTCGAAGCGCGGGAGATAGACGATCACCTTCTGGTCCCGAACCGCGGCGATCCCGGCCTCGAGCGCCTCGAAGGTCAGCCCCGCCTCGAGGTCCGCGAGGCCGTCGATCGAGTCCGGAAGGAAGACGAACATCGAAAGGTCCTCGCCCACGTACTTCATCTCGAGGATCGAGAGGTCGGTCCCGCGCGCGTAGCCGAACGTCTCTTTCTGGTACATCATCGGGACGGACGCCTCGCCGCCGGTCCGGTGAAACGCCTGATCGGTCGTCGCCTTCGGGTCGAACTGTCTCGCCCATTTCCCCTTGAAGTAGATCGCGTTCGTCAGCACAAGCCTCGTGTTCCGAGTCACGCTGCCGGGCGGGAGGAGGTCCTTGATCCTCTCCTCGGTCTTCCCCTCGACCCAGAGGTTGATCGTCTGCCGCGCGCTCTCCCAGTTCATGAGGAAGTCGAGCGTCTCGAAGCCGGCCTGGTAATCGTTCGCGCAAACATCGAGAAACGTCTCGAGAAACGGATAGCCCGTCTGACCCCACAGGCGGTTCGCCACGTTCAGGCGGTACCCGCCGAGCGCGCCCCCGCGGTCGAGGCTCTTGACGAGGGCTCCGTACGCCGCGTGCACGTTCTCCTGATTTCCCGAGAAGCGAAGCACCCGCTCCATCTCGGCTTTCGTCTCCCCGGCCGCGCCGGCGTCGGTCATGGCGAGGGCCGTCGACACGCTGAAGGGCGAGCAGAAGAGGTTGCCCTCCTTCCGGTTCATGATCTCTCGGTAGAAATCGACCGCGAAGCGGTTCGCCGACTCGACGACGTCGGAAACGTCGGCGGAGAGGTGCGCGGGGATCTGCCGCTCCACGAAGGGGTCAGGGCCGGTCCCGCGGCCGTTCCCGCACGAGACGAAGAAGAGAAGCGCGAAGACCGCGCCCGCCGGCGGGACGATTCCTCGAAACATGATCCACCTCGCTTTCAGGGGTTTGTCCGTGTGAATTCTACCACCGAGCGGTGGTCCCGTGTGGCGTTTCTAGTATGCGTGAAGGTCCCGCGCTTCGCGGAGGATGTCCTCGGTCTGGGGGAGGATCGCGTCCTCGAGCCCGGGGAAGTACCCGACCGGAGTGTCGCGCGCGGCGAGACGTCGGACCGGCGCGTCGAGGTCCTCGAAGAGCTCGTCGGCGATCCACGCGGCGATCTCCGCTCCGAAGCCGAATGAGCGGTTGTCCTCGTACACGACGAGCGCCTTGCTCGTCTTCCGAATCGATTCGCCGACCGCCACGCGGTCCCACGGGGAGAGGGAGCGAAGGTCGATCACCTCGGCGCGGATCCCTTCCTTCTCGATCGCGCGCGCGGCCATCTCGCTCCGCCTGACGAGAGCGCCGTAGGTGACGATCGTGAGATCGCTTCCTACGTGAACGATCGAGGCCCGCCCGAACGGAATCATGAAATCGGGTCCCGGATAATCCCCCTTCGCGTACGGCTGGCGATAGAGGTGCTTGTGCTCGAGAAAGAGGACCGGATCGTCGCATCGGATCGCGGTGCGGAGGAGGCCGTTCGCGTCGCGCGCGTTCGACGGGCAGACGACGCGAAGCCCGGGGTTGTGCGCGAAGAGGACCGCGCCCGACTGGCTGTGATAGACCGCGCCCCCCTGGAGATAGCCCCCGACCGGCACCCGCACCACGAGCGGGCAGGCGAACGCGTTTCGCGAGCGCCAGCGCATCATCGAGACCTCGTCGCGCATCTGTAGGAACGCGGGCCAGATGTAATCGAAGAACTGGATCTCGACGACCGGCTTCATGCCGCGGAGAGCCCATCCGACGGCCCGCCCGACGATGTTCGCCTCGGCGAGAGGAGCGTTGAAGACGCGGCGCGATCCGAACGCCTTCTGAAGCCCCGCGGTCACCTTGAAGACGCCCCCTTTTCCCTTCACGCGTGAAAGGATCTCCTCGCGGCTCGCGTCGGCCACGTCCTGGCCGAAGACGACGATCCTGGGGTCGCGCGCCATCTCGTCGTGCAGGCAACGGTTGATGAGGCCGACCATCGAGTCGCTCGCGCCGCTCTCCTCGGGCTCGCTCGCGAAGGCGTCGGACGTCGGATCGACCGCCTCCGAATAGACGAAACGCTCGGCGTCCTCGGGACCGGGGCGCGGCGTATCGAGCGCATCCCGCTCGCCCTGTTCGATCTCGGCGAGAACCTCCGCTCGGATCGACGCGAGCTCGTCCGCCGTCGCGAGCCCCTCGTCGACGAGTCTCTTCTCGAAGCGCGGGATCGGATCGTTCCTCGCCTCTTCCTCGATCTCCTCGGGCGGGCGATAGGCGGAGTGATCGTCGGACATCGAGTGGGCGTAGGGACGGGTCGTTTTCGCGTGGACGAGAACGGGCCCCTTCCGCGCGCGGAGGCGCGAGGCCGCCTCTCGGAAGACCGCGAGGCAGGCGACCGGGTCGCATCCATCAACTTTTCGTATGAGAAGGTTCGGCCATCCCTCGAAGAGGCGCGCGATGTCTCCCCCCGCGGTGTTCACCTCGACGGGGACGGAGATCGCGTACCCGTTGTCCTGCACGGCGACGAGGACGGGGAGCGCCAGGTTGCAGATCGTGTTCATCGCCTCCCAGAACTCCCCCTCGCTCGTCGTTCCGTCTCCGACGGAGACGTACACGATCTCGTCGCCGGGGAAGGTCCCGGGAACGCCGGGAGCGCTCTCGCCGTAGAGGCACGCCTCGGCGATTCCGGCGGCGTGAAGCATCTGCGAGCCGGTCGGGCTTCCTTGTGAGACGATGCGAAGCCTCTCGTGTCCCCAGTGCGCGGGCATCTGCCGCCCGCCCGAGGCCGGATCCTCGATCGACCCGACGGCGGCGAGGAACATCTCCTTCGGGGTGACGCCGAGGGCGAGGTTCAGGGCGCGGTCGCGGTAGTAGGGGAGCGACCAGTCGTGCCCCCCTCGGAGGGCGAGGCCGGCCGCGGCGCTCACCGCCTCGTGGCCGGCGCCGCTGATCTGGAAGAACGAGAGGTTCTTCCGCTTGAGGCGGATCTCGGCGTCGTCGATCGCCCGCGAGAGGACCATCAGCCGGTAGAGAGCGAGGTGCTCCTCGCGCGGCGAGC
Encoded here:
- a CDS encoding serpin family protein, which gives rise to MFRGIVPPAGAVFALLFFVSCGNGRGTGPDPFVERQIPAHLSADVSDVVESANRFAVDFYREIMNRKEGNLFCSPFSVSTALAMTDAGAAGETKAEMERVLRFSGNQENVHAAYGALVKSLDRGGALGGYRLNVANRLWGQTGYPFLETFLDVCANDYQAGFETLDFLMNWESARQTINLWVEGKTEERIKDLLPPGSVTRNTRLVLTNAIYFKGKWARQFDPKATTDQAFHRTGGEASVPMMYQKETFGYARGTDLSILEMKYVGEDLSMFVFLPDSIDGLADLEAGLTFEALEAGIAAVRDQKVIVYLPRFEFTVDFELNAVLAAMGMPSAFNPETADFSGMDGTRDLFIHGVFHKAFVKTNEEGTEAAAATGVVMGVTSAPNYPIFRADHPFLFLIRDNVTGAVLFMGRVADPLSKA
- a CDS encoding cytidylate kinase-like family protein; this encodes MGRERDSEHLASKEIARREAIKKALREAEKGPMGGPILTVSRDFLSGGGTIANKLAAKLGWNLYDRELIESIAADRKVDCRAIEEMDENVYRYIQEWANEIFLPGYVGQAGYMKALTRVLLSIVKDGNAIVIGRGAHLLIPTERRLAVRLIAPLPARIENYVRRFGSTPEEARERIVAEDRRRKEFLARNFKRDIDDPLGYDLVINTAEMDPNAIQQVIQAALRSRFDLTESALERLHPETE
- a CDS encoding dehydrogenase E1 component subunit alpha/beta → MREPGSKTDERRERTGLVGSPREEHLALYRLMVLSRAIDDAEIRLKRKNLSFFQISGAGHEAVSAAAGLALRGGHDWSLPYYRDRALNLALGVTPKEMFLAAVGSIEDPASGGRQMPAHWGHERLRIVSQGSPTGSQMLHAAGIAEACLYGESAPGVPGTFPGDEIVYVSVGDGTTSEGEFWEAMNTICNLALPVLVAVQDNGYAISVPVEVNTAGGDIARLFEGWPNLLIRKVDGCDPVACLAVFREAASRLRARKGPVLVHAKTTRPYAHSMSDDHSAYRPPEEIEEEARNDPIPRFEKRLVDEGLATADELASIRAEVLAEIEQGERDALDTPRPGPEDAERFVYSEAVDPTSDAFASEPEESGASDSMVGLINRCLHDEMARDPRIVVFGQDVADASREEILSRVKGKGGVFKVTAGLQKAFGSRRVFNAPLAEANIVGRAVGWALRGMKPVVEIQFFDYIWPAFLQMRDEVSMMRWRSRNAFACPLVVRVPVGGYLQGGAVYHSQSGAVLFAHNPGLRVVCPSNARDANGLLRTAIRCDDPVLFLEHKHLYRQPYAKGDYPGPDFMIPFGRASIVHVGSDLTIVTYGALVRRSEMAARAIEKEGIRAEVIDLRSLSPWDRVAVGESIRKTSKALVVYEDNRSFGFGAEIAAWIADELFEDLDAPVRRLAARDTPVGYFPGLEDAILPQTEDILREARDLHAY